The Streptomyces sp. HUAS MG91 sequence GCCCTCGGTGTCGTCGTGGCCGTGCCGGTCGGCTTCCTGATGGGCTGGTACCCGACGGCGCGCGCGCTCATCGAGCCGTACATCCAGTTCTTCCGCACCATCCCGCCGCTCGCGCTGATCCCGCTCGCGGTCGTGCTGCTCGGCATCGGCGAGGTCCCGAAGATCGCGGTGATCTTCCTCGCCTCGTTCATGTCGTGCGTCGTCTCGGCCTTCCAGGGCGTCGTCGACGTCGACCGGACGCTGATCAACGCGGCCCGGGTGCTCGGCGCGTCGGACCGCACCATCTTCGCCAAGGTCGTCGTCCCCGCCTCCACCCCGTTCATCCTCGTCGGCATGCGGATCGGCCTCGGCGCGTCCTGGGCCACCGTGGTCGCCGCCGAACTCATCGGCGCCCAGGAGGGGCTCGGCTACCGGATGCAGAAGGCGTCCACCTGGTTCGAAATGGACACGATCTTCGTGTCCCTCATCACGATCGGCGTGCTCGGGCTCGTCATGGACCGGCTCCTGCTGCTGGCCGAGCGACGCCTGACCGGCTGGCAGGAGCGACGATGAACAGCAAGATCAGCTTCCGCGACGTGGTGAAGACCTTCCCGCTGAAGGGCCAGACGTTCACCGCGCTGGGCGGAGTCGTCCTGGACATCGCGGACCAGGAGTTCGTCACCGTCGTCGGCCCCTCCGGCTGCGGCAAGTCCACCCTGATGAGCATGGCCGCCGGACTCCAGGAGCCCGACTCCGGAGCCGTCCTGGTCGACGGCACGCCCGTGTCGGGGCCCGGACCGGACCGCGGCGTGATCTTCCAGCAGTACGCGCTCTTCCCGTGGTTGACGGTGCGTCAGAACGTCGAGTTCGGGCTCAAGTTGGCCTCCGTGCCCGGACCGGAGCGCCGCCGCAAGGCCGAGCAGGCCATCGACCTCGTCGGCCTCGGCGACTTCGCCGACGCCCTCCCCAAGACCCTGTCCGGCGGCATGAAGCAGCGCTGCGCCATCGCCCGCGCCTACGCCGTCGACCCCCAAGTGCTGCTGATGGACGAGCCGTTCGGAGCGCTGGACGCGCTGACCCGCGTACAGCTCCAGGACCAGCTGCTGCGCACCTGGAGCCAGGAGAAGCGCACCGTGCTGTTCATCACCCACGACGTCGACGAGGCCGTCTACCTCGCAGGCCGGGTCGTCGTCATGGCCGCGCGGCCCGGCCGCGTCCACCGGATCATCGACGTCGACCTGCCCTATCCCCGTACCGAGGAGATCCGGCTCTCGCCCGAGTTCCGGCGCATCCGCAACGAGGTGTGGACCTCGGTCCACCACCAGGAAGCGCCGCCGCGGGCCGCCTGAACCCTCCCCTTCCCCCGCCCCTCCTTCGTTGCCGCGCACCGCCCCGAGAGGAACCTTCAGCATGCCCGGAAAGACCATCAGGCACGGCTATCTCGCCCTGCCCGCCGCGTTGTTGCTCGTCCTCCCGCTCAGCGCCTGCTCGGGCAGCGACTCCGGGGACGACGCCACCGTCCGCTTCGGCTACATCGGCGACTACAACGGCGCCAGCCTGCTGGCGATCGCCGAGAAGCGGGGCCTGTGGAAGAAGGAGGGCCTGACCGCCGAGGTGAAGGTGTTCACCAACGGCCCGGTGCAGATCCAGGCGCTCAACGCCGACAGCCTCGACTACGGCTACATCGGCCCCGGCGCGATGTGGCTGCCGGCCTCCGGCAAGTCCAAGGTGATCGCCATCGACACCCTCACCTACGCCGACCGCGTCATCGGCCGGCCCGGCATCACGTCCATGAAGGACCTGAAGGGCAAGAAGGTCGGCGTCCCCGAGGGCACCTCCGGCGACATGGTCCTCAACATCGCCCTGGAAGAGGCGGGCATGAGCGCGGGCGACATCGAGAAGGTCAACATGGACCCCTCGACGATCGTCTCCGCCTTCTCCTCGGGGAAGATCGACGGCGCGGGCTTCTTCTACCCGGCCATCGACACCATCAAGAAGAAGGTCCCCGGCCTGGAGGAGATAGCCAGCACCAAGGACACCGGCGACGCCTTCCCCACCGCCTTCGTCGCCGGCAACAAGGTGTCCGGGGACAAGACCACCAAGGTGATCAAGGTGCTCCAGCAGGCCAACGACTGGCGCAGCGCGCACCCCGACGAGACCATCGCGCTCACCGCCAAGATGCTCAAGGTCACCGAGGCCCAGGCCAAGGCGGACGCCTCGCACGTGCAGACGCTCTCCACGAAGGACCTGGTCGCCAAGACCAAGAACGGCGAGGTCGACTCCTGGCTGAAGAAGCTCGGCGACTTCTTCGTACGCAACAAGGAGCTGGACGAGAACACCGACCCCGGCAAGTACTACGACGGCGACCTCTACGCGAATACGTACGCCGACTAGCGGCCGGCCCGTGACAGGCTGGGCGGGTGCGACTGACGCTGAGTGAGCAGGGCGGCGCCGACGTGGACACGGTGTGGCAGCGCTACGCGCGGCCCGTCCTCTGGTCCGCCTGGGCCCCGCAGATCCGGTCCGTGGAGACGGAACCCGAACTGCGCGCCGGGATACGGGGAAAGGTGCGTCCCGTCGCCGGACCGGCGGTGCGGTTCGTCGTCACGGCGGTCGATCACGAGGCCCGCACCTGGAGCTGGCGCGTGCAGGCGGGACCGTTCCGCCTGCGCCTCGACCACGCGGTCGACCGGTGCGGGCCGTCGGGCACCGCGACACGGCTGACCGTCACCGGGCCCGCGCCCGTCGTCCTCGCCTACGCGCCCTTGGCCCGCCGTGCGCTGCGCCGACTGGTGCGTCGCTGAACCCGGGGCGGCGCCCCGCTGCCGTCATCCGTCCTTCTCCGTGCCGGGATCGTGCATCGCCCAGCGGATCAGGCCGGTGATCAGCCGCCCGGTGGGCCGCACCGCCCACCGCTCGGCCGGCTCCCAGCGCGGCAGCCGCAGCTCGTCGGCGGCCCAGCGGGGCAGCAGCGCGATCGCGTTGGACGCCAGAGCCGCGTAGAACGGCAGGGCCGGAACCGGGAGCGGCGGACGGAGCAGCAAGTAGCGGGCGGTGTCGAGCGCTTCGGGCGTGGCGCGCAGCTCGGGGCGGTAGGCCGTGAACCGCTCGCGCAGCTCGGCCACGGTCCGCGGGGGCCGCGCCACACCGAGCGCCTCGGCGACGCGGGCGGTCTGCGCCACGTACTGATCGCATTCGTTCCTCGTCAGGCGAGCGGTGGCGAAGCGCTGGTGGGCGCGGAGGAAGGAGTCGATCTCGGCGATGTGGACCCATTCCAGCAGGTGCGGGTCCGAGGCGCGGTAGGCGACACCGTCGTCGGTCACTCCCTGGATGCGGGCGTGGACGGCGTTCAGCCGGTCGCAGGCCGACTGGGCGCTGTCCGCGGTGCCGTAGGTCGTCGTGGCCAGAAACGTGCTCGTGCGGTGCAGCCGGCCCCACGGGTCGCCGCGATAGCCGGAGTGCGCCGCGACGGCCGCCATCGCGGAGGGATGCAGCGTCTGCACGAGCAGCGCGCTGAGCCCGCCGACGAACATGGCGCTGTCCGCGTGGACCCGGCGGATCGGGCTGCCCTCCGGGAACCAGCGGGGGCCGGGAGTCTCGTGGATGGCCTCGCGGTTGCGCGGCCCCTCCGGCCCCGCGACCCGCGCGAACAGCACCTTCCCGGCCCGCAGCCGCAGCGGCTCGACGACCCGGGTGGCAACGACGGCCATGGCGACACCTCCTGCTCCTCTTTACCTCCTGCCCCTCTTTCGCTTGGACTGTCGGGGCGGATGCGGCGCCGGTCCGGTTCCTCGGCATGCGGATCCCGAGCATCGGGAGGACCGTGGAGACATGACCCACTCACTCGTCCCGCCGTCGGAGACACCGCCGGCGGAAGGATCCATCGCCGAGGCCCACCAGGAACGGGCCGACGGCGGGATCTGGGAGCACCCCTACTGGTGGGTGCTGCTCATCCTCGTCGGCTCCGTGCTGGTGGCGGGCTTCTTCGTGGCACGCCTGTGGGGCCTGTGACCCGCTCGGAACCTCAGTAGGGCAGCCCGGCCCGGGTGCGCAGTGTCCAGCGGCGTTCCGCGTAGGCCAGGTCGTCGCGCCACAGGCGCTTCGCCGCGGCCCGCATCAGCGGGCGCAGCGCGAAGGAGGCGTGGCGCGCCGCGGTGAAGCCGGGCCGCTCGGACGTGGCGATCACCGCCTCCACCACCGCGGTCCGCGGCGCCGGGTGGCCCGCCGGGGTCAGCGGGGTCGCGTGCGTCTCCACCACCGAGTCGCGCCCCTCGCCGTCCGTGATGTGCATGACCACCGTGCGCGGCTCCGGCGCGGTGAAGACGGCGCGGACGGGCACGACGAGCCGCGAGGTGAGCCGGAAGGACACGTCCACGGCGAACCCGTCGTCCTCCGGCTCCGCGCCGTCACCGGACGGACTGTCGACGACCCGCAGGTCGACGAACGAGTACGGGTGGAACCACGCGCCGTGCCACGGGTCGAGGCGGTTGGCGACGATGTCCTCCGGCTCGCACCGGCCGAAACCGGTGTAGACGGCGGCGACGGAGCGGGCCGGATCCGGACGCGGCGGGATCACCGGCCGCTCCAGCGGCTGTTCACCGCCCGCGCCGTCCAGCCGGACCCAGATCAGGACGCCGTCGTCGTGGACGGGCAGGGTCCGCCAGCCCGCCGTGCCCTGCGCGCCGAGCGCGAGCCCGTGCCAGTGGCAGACGAGCGTCCCGCACCGCAGCGGGCTGTCCTTGAGCGGCGCGCCCAGATGGGGGCAGGCGCCCGGCCCCGCGACCAGTGCGCCGTCGGCGTCGCGCCAGACGACCAGCTCACGGCCGGCCACGGTGCGCCCCAGCGGCGCGCCGGACGGTACGTCGCCGGTGGCGCCGACGACGTACCAGTTGCCCGACGGCCGGGCCTGGGACCGCTTCAGGGCGCTCTCGATCACGGCGGGCCGCGCCTGGCGCCAGGTGGGTTCCTGCTGCTCCCACGCCGGCGGGTTCTTGCGGAAGGTCAGCGGGATCCGATCCGTCCAGGGCCGCTTGCTCATGCCGCCTCCTTGTCCACGAGCGGGGCGCGCCCCGCCCCCGCGGGGGAAGGGTGCACATGCGGCAGTGTCGCCGAGGGCGTGGACCGATGCCGGATCCGGGCGTGCGCGATGCGGACGAGCCCGTCGAGGGCGACGACCGCGCGGCGGCGCCGGGGCACCACGGCCCGGCGGTGCAGCACGCTGTACCGGTCGTCGGCGACGGCGTCGAGAATGCCCGCGTACAGCACGAAGGCGCTGCGGATGCAGGGCCGCGACACCGGATCGAGCAGGCCGATGCCGGGCACCGCCTCCCGGTAGACGTCCCGGGTGAGCGCCTCGAACGCCTTCAGCGCCCGCGTGATGCGCTCGTCCCGGCAGCCGGTGTCCCGGCTCCACCGCAGCAGCTCCCGGTCGACGCCGTGCGCGGCCAGCAGGTCCGCGGGCAGGTAGACGCGCCCCCGGTCGAGGTCCTCGCCCACGTCGCGCAGGAAGTTGGTGAGCTGGAAGGCCACCCCGAGGGCGGCGGCGTGCGGCTCCGCCTCGGCGCGCGGCACCGTGGTCCCCAGCACGGGGAGCATCTGCAGTCCGATCACCGCCGCCGAACCGTGCATGTAGCGGCGCAGATCCGCGTAGCCGGGATAGTCCGTCACCGTCAGGTCGTCGCGCATCGCCGTCATGAAGTCCTGGAAGTGCGCGGGTTCGATCGCGTACCGGTGCGCGGTGTCGACGAGCGCCCGGACGACGGGCTCGTCGCTGTGTCCCGTGGTCAGCCCGTGCCGGAGCTCCGCCGACAGCCGGTCGAGCGCCGCGCCGCGCTCCCGCACGGTGGTCTCGCCGCCGTGGCAGTCGACGATGTCGTCGGCCCAGCGGGCGAAGCCGTACAGGGCGTGCACGGCGGGCCGCCGATGGGCGGGCAGCAGCCGGGTGGCCAGGAAGTAGGTCTTTCCGTGGCGGGCGTTGAGGTCGCGGCACCGGGTGTAGGCACCGCGCAGCGCGGGGTCGGTGATGCCCGCGGCATCGAGTTCTCGCGCGGTCACAGGTGTGCCCCTCCAAGGGTGTCGTGCGGGGAGCGGGATCGGGTCGTCCCGCCCGTGCGGGAGCCCGTGATCCGCGCGGCCGCGAGCTTTCCGGACAGCAGCACCGTGGGAACGCCGACACCCGGTGTCGTCCCGCACCCCGCCAGCACCGCGTTCTGCGTGCCGCGCACGAGGTTGCGGGGCCGGAACGGTCCGGTCTGGGCGAAGGTGTGCGCGGCCGAGAACGGTGTGCCGGCGGCGTGCTCCTGGGCGTGCCAGTCGGCCGGGGTGACGAAGCACTGCTCGTCGATGGCGTCGCCGATGCCGTCCAGACCGCGCCGCTCCAGCTCGGTCAGCAGCTCGGTGCGGTAGCGGGGCGCCAGGTCGCCCCACTGGGCGGGGCTCGGACCGATGTCGGTGTTCGGACAGGGCGCCAGGATGTAGTGCAGATGCTTCCCGGGCGGGGCCAGCCCCGGATCGGTCGCGGTGGGCCGGGTGATGAGCAGCGACGGATCGCTCATCAGGCTGCCGCGCCGCGTCAGTTCGTCGAACGTCTCGTGCCAGGCACCCCCGAACGAAATGGTGTGGTGCGCCAGTTGGGGCCAGGTGCGATCGGTCCCGGCGTGCAGGATCACCGCCGAGGGAGCGTGCCGCAGGGCCACCGACCGGCGCGGGGCGCGGCCCAGCAGCCGGTAGACGACCGGCAGATCGGGGGTCAGGACGACGGCGTCGCACGGGATCCGCTCGGTGTCGGTCACCACGGCGGTAATCCGGTCGCCCGAGCGCTCCAGGCTGCGCACCGTCGTGCCGAACCGCAGCTCGGCGCCGGCCGCTCGGGCGGCGTCCGCCATCGCCCGGGGCAGCGCGTGCATGCCGCCGCGCGGGAAGTACACGCCGGCGACGGTGTCCATGTAGGCGATGACGGCGTACGCGGCCAGCGCGCGGGCCGGCGGGACACCCGCGTACAGCGACTGGAAGGAGAAGACGCGGCGCAGCCGTTCGTCCTTGATGAACCGGCCGATCCGGGCGTCCATCCGGCCGAAGCCGCCGAGCGCGGCGAGGCGGGCCAGGTCGGGGGTGAGCAGTTGCAGCGGCGAGTCGAAGTTCGTGTCGATGAAGTGCTTCATCTGCGCCCGGTACAGGCGCTCCAGCCAGTGCCGCAGCCGCACATACCCGGCGGCCGCGTCCGGCCCGGCGAACTCCTCGACGGCCTGCTCCATGGCCTGCGCGTCGGTGTGGACGTCGAGGGAGCTGCCGTCGGCGAACTGCGCCCGGTAGGCGGGGTGCAGCGGGATGAGGTCCACCCGGTCCCGCAGGCGTTCCCCCACGGCGGAGAACGCCTCGTCGGCCAGGTGCGGCATCGTCAGGACCGTCGGGCCCGTGTCGATCCGGTAGCCCCGCCGGGTCAGCAGGCCCGCCCTGCCGCCGGGCCCGTCGTCCCGTTCGACGAGCGTGACCTGGCGTCCCGCGCCCAGCAGATGGAGGGCGGCCGCCAGGCCGGACAGGCCCGCGCCCACCACGACCACATGATCCGTCCTGCCGCGTACGGTCCTCATCGAGTCGCTCCTTCGACCACGCCGGCCGGCCGCAGCGGCGCCGTGGAGGTTCCCGCCACCTGCCGCAGCAGCAGACGCAGCCGGGCATGGGCCACGGGGTCGATCGACGCGCCGTCCAGATGACGTGCGCTCTGCGCGACCAGACGGCGGATCCGCTCCTCGACGAGCCGACGGGCGCCGGTACGTTCGAGGACGTACCGCAGATCGTCGAGATCGCCGTCGTCGAGCACCTGCCGCCCCGGCCGGGCGAGGATCGCCAGGGCGCGGTGGTCGCCGTCCCGTTCGGCACGGGCGTGGGCGAGGGCGAGCAGGTACGTGGGTTTGCCGGTCCGGAGATCACCGGCCGCCGGCTTGTCCCGCCGGACCGGATCGCCGAACGCGTCGTCGAGGTCGTCGCGCAACTGGAAGGCGAGCCCCGCGCC is a genomic window containing:
- a CDS encoding ABC transporter permease, which produces MAVITPVRKTAPEEPRQRPRRSRRRPLILNAVAVVAGIALWAVVAALGLVDNLPAPVAVARKAGSMIADGTLGTDIAASLRRVLIGYALGVVVAVPVGFLMGWYPTARALIEPYIQFFRTIPPLALIPLAVVLLGIGEVPKIAVIFLASFMSCVVSAFQGVVDVDRTLINAARVLGASDRTIFAKVVVPASTPFILVGMRIGLGASWATVVAAELIGAQEGLGYRMQKASTWFEMDTIFVSLITIGVLGLVMDRLLLLAERRLTGWQERR
- a CDS encoding ABC transporter ATP-binding protein, producing the protein MNSKISFRDVVKTFPLKGQTFTALGGVVLDIADQEFVTVVGPSGCGKSTLMSMAAGLQEPDSGAVLVDGTPVSGPGPDRGVIFQQYALFPWLTVRQNVEFGLKLASVPGPERRRKAEQAIDLVGLGDFADALPKTLSGGMKQRCAIARAYAVDPQVLLMDEPFGALDALTRVQLQDQLLRTWSQEKRTVLFITHDVDEAVYLAGRVVVMAARPGRVHRIIDVDLPYPRTEEIRLSPEFRRIRNEVWTSVHHQEAPPRAA
- a CDS encoding aliphatic sulfonate ABC transporter substrate-binding protein, with amino-acid sequence MPGKTIRHGYLALPAALLLVLPLSACSGSDSGDDATVRFGYIGDYNGASLLAIAEKRGLWKKEGLTAEVKVFTNGPVQIQALNADSLDYGYIGPGAMWLPASGKSKVIAIDTLTYADRVIGRPGITSMKDLKGKKVGVPEGTSGDMVLNIALEEAGMSAGDIEKVNMDPSTIVSAFSSGKIDGAGFFYPAIDTIKKKVPGLEEIASTKDTGDAFPTAFVAGNKVSGDKTTKVIKVLQQANDWRSAHPDETIALTAKMLKVTEAQAKADASHVQTLSTKDLVAKTKNGEVDSWLKKLGDFFVRNKELDENTDPGKYYDGDLYANTYAD
- a CDS encoding SRPBCC family protein produces the protein MRLTLSEQGGADVDTVWQRYARPVLWSAWAPQIRSVETEPELRAGIRGKVRPVAGPAVRFVVTAVDHEARTWSWRVQAGPFRLRLDHAVDRCGPSGTATRLTVTGPAPVVLAYAPLARRALRRLVRR
- a CDS encoding oxygenase MpaB family protein, translated to MAVVATRVVEPLRLRAGKVLFARVAGPEGPRNREAIHETPGPRWFPEGSPIRRVHADSAMFVGGLSALLVQTLHPSAMAAVAAHSGYRGDPWGRLHRTSTFLATTTYGTADSAQSACDRLNAVHARIQGVTDDGVAYRASDPHLLEWVHIAEIDSFLRAHQRFATARLTRNECDQYVAQTARVAEALGVARPPRTVAELRERFTAYRPELRATPEALDTARYLLLRPPLPVPALPFYAALASNAIALLPRWAADELRLPRWEPAERWAVRPTGRLITGLIRWAMHDPGTEKDG
- a CDS encoding DUF6480 family protein produces the protein MATPPAPLYLLPLFRLDCRGGCGAGPVPRHADPEHREDRGDMTHSLVPPSETPPAEGSIAEAHQERADGGIWEHPYWWVLLILVGSVLVAGFFVARLWGL
- a CDS encoding DUF5914 domain-containing protein gives rise to the protein MSKRPWTDRIPLTFRKNPPAWEQQEPTWRQARPAVIESALKRSQARPSGNWYVVGATGDVPSGAPLGRTVAGRELVVWRDADGALVAGPGACPHLGAPLKDSPLRCGTLVCHWHGLALGAQGTAGWRTLPVHDDGVLIWVRLDGAGGEQPLERPVIPPRPDPARSVAAVYTGFGRCEPEDIVANRLDPWHGAWFHPYSFVDLRVVDSPSGDGAEPEDDGFAVDVSFRLTSRLVVPVRAVFTAPEPRTVVMHITDGEGRDSVVETHATPLTPAGHPAPRTAVVEAVIATSERPGFTAARHASFALRPLMRAAAKRLWRDDLAYAERRWTLRTRAGLPY
- a CDS encoding phytoene/squalene synthase family protein; this encodes MTARELDAAGITDPALRGAYTRCRDLNARHGKTYFLATRLLPAHRRPAVHALYGFARWADDIVDCHGGETTVRERGAALDRLSAELRHGLTTGHSDEPVVRALVDTAHRYAIEPAHFQDFMTAMRDDLTVTDYPGYADLRRYMHGSAAVIGLQMLPVLGTTVPRAEAEPHAAALGVAFQLTNFLRDVGEDLDRGRVYLPADLLAAHGVDRELLRWSRDTGCRDERITRALKAFEALTRDVYREAVPGIGLLDPVSRPCIRSAFVLYAGILDAVADDRYSVLHRRAVVPRRRRAVVALDGLVRIAHARIRHRSTPSATLPHVHPSPAGAGRAPLVDKEAA
- the crtI gene encoding phytoene desaturase family protein — encoded protein: MRTVRGRTDHVVVVGAGLSGLAAALHLLGAGRQVTLVERDDGPGGRAGLLTRRGYRIDTGPTVLTMPHLADEAFSAVGERLRDRVDLIPLHPAYRAQFADGSSLDVHTDAQAMEQAVEEFAGPDAAAGYVRLRHWLERLYRAQMKHFIDTNFDSPLQLLTPDLARLAALGGFGRMDARIGRFIKDERLRRVFSFQSLYAGVPPARALAAYAVIAYMDTVAGVYFPRGGMHALPRAMADAARAAGAELRFGTTVRSLERSGDRITAVVTDTERIPCDAVVLTPDLPVVYRLLGRAPRRSVALRHAPSAVILHAGTDRTWPQLAHHTISFGGAWHETFDELTRRGSLMSDPSLLITRPTATDPGLAPPGKHLHYILAPCPNTDIGPSPAQWGDLAPRYRTELLTELERRGLDGIGDAIDEQCFVTPADWHAQEHAAGTPFSAAHTFAQTGPFRPRNLVRGTQNAVLAGCGTTPGVGVPTVLLSGKLAAARITGSRTGGTTRSRSPHDTLGGAHL